ATGACCACCCAACCATGGCGATTTCCCATTCTTTCCGGTGACATGGTGGATGATATTTATGATTAAAGAGCCCACATAACTTGCTATTGATAAGCTGAGAAAGAAGACTGCCCCTGCAACAGTCCTCATGCTCTCTGGCATTTGTGTGGTATAGAATTCCATTATGGAAACTGCTGCAAAAGCTTCAACTAATCCCGACAGGATGAACTGAGGAAGGAGCAATCCCACAGTTATGGGGGAGGCAAAAGAACCATGTTTCAAAGCTGAGTCACGGCGTTGTTTCTCAACAATGGCAGCTACCAGCATGCATAGAATCGACAGTACAATGCCAATCGTAATTTTTTGTGCCACTGTCAATCGTTTATCCCTTCCTGTCAACTTCTTTGCCAGACGGATGAAGATGAACTCATAAATGAAAACCCACATGGAAAGTGCAATCATCGATGTAAGGCCCATCCATCCTGGTGGGATTGTGAGATGTGATCCAAGAGATTTGTTCATTTGAATGGCTTGAAGGATCCCAAATGCATTCTGTTGGTCCATAGGTATGAAACAAGCAATTCCTGATACCCAAACTGGCAGTATTGCTACTAAACATTTCAGTTGCTCCACCTGATGCAAGCTGCAAAGTCTCCAAGTATTCTTGGGCCTGCCTTGGGCATCCAATTCACTAGGATCAGTGATTACAGCTGCCTTGTCAAGAAGCTTAAACCCATCTGTAGGAGAAAGTTTTAGGTGCAAGTCTGAGTCATTCATTGGTGGATCGTAAAACGAATGCTGAGAACCCGGCACAATATTTAGCTGACGCTTCCTGTAGGCAGCTGTGATTACCTTAAGCATATCTGCAAAGATGCTGCCTTGAGGCTTCTTGCAAATATAAGTATGGCGGCCGATCAAGAAAATGGATAAGGAGAGACATAAGCAAGCTGTTGGGATGAGAAGGCCTATTACCCAACTGACATCAGTCTGAATGTAGATAACACCTGTAAGAGCTACCAACAGGGCAATTGTAAAGAAGAAGTACCACCAATTGAAAAAGCTCTCTAGATTTGCTCTGCCCTTTGCAGTTCTGGTGTCAAATTGATCAGCACCAAAGGCAATATTGCAGGGTCTAATGCCCCCAGCTCCTATTGACAAAAACCCAAGACTCGTAAAGAGGAACCCCAGCTGCCATTTTTCAGGCTGGAGGCAGTGGGACTCCCCCTCGCATTTGGGGGGTGTTAACTGAGGCACAGCTGCTGTCAGTGTCATTGCCACCATGCCCTGAAAAAAATGCACCAAATTTTGATTGATCTAGCATTAGAttgcatttttttataaaaaaaaaaaattactaacatTGATTACATATGAAGGAGAGATTTACCAGAAGAGAAAATATGGTCCCAAAGAGAAGGGTACGAAATCTGCCCAAGTAAGTATCAGCAAGAAATGCACCTAATAGAGATGTAGCGTTGGAGGAACCAGACCATATATTGGTGACATAGACATTAGATGCACCTCCCATGTGGTATTTGTTTTGCAGATAAACAGTCATATTGATAATCAAGCTCATAGAAGCCAGCTTTTCAAATGACTCGTTCCCTTTaaaccaaagaaaaaaaaaatcaaaatcctATATATAATCTCTCCAGCAAGGAATTATATCAAACAAGATACATACCAAGAATATATCTTATGGCTTTCCATCCTCCGAGATTTCTTGCAGCTGGAGGCGATGAAGAAGATGGGAGTGAAGAATAGCGGAAGCCGGTAACGTCCTTCATCTCTGCCATTTGTTTTCTGTCTCCCTAAGAGTTGTACTTTTGTGAATTACAGGGAGGGTTTTGCAGGGATATGCTGGCCCCAACTGATGAAGAGATTCGCTGGTAGTTGATGAGTAAGCGATATGCATGCATGATAAGTAGCAGCTAACTCTTAACACTTCCATAATTCAAATTGTTACTACGACGACTCCTTTATATTTTgtgtattataataataataattgtaaaaaaataaattaaaattgtattaaATTCGAATTATCAAAAAAGAATTTATGTACACAACTACAAAAGCAGAAGAGGATGAGGATCTTTTCAAATTGATATTAAGATTCAGAACCAAAAGTTTCTTTTCAGCACCGTTTAGATATTGTTtcaaaaattactttaaaataaactatttattaCTTTGAGTTGTATGATTAAAGCAtataaacttaattttattgatagaaaattaaaagcatataaacttatttttaattttttttaaatcaatttttaacaattttaaacattaaataggtaaataaaataaaaataaaattgagataatcgctaaaaaaaagtaaaattgagGTGgtaaaaaaacttataaaaagaTGTTTATTGCAACTTATTAGTTCaatcataaaattataatatttgggAAAAAAATTGTGCATAATTAAGAGTTCAAATTCATATTTGATAGTCTTAGAAGTTGTATCAAACtgcaataattaaataaataatgatacaTCCCTTAAGAATTAAAACTCTCATAATAAATATAGAATAAAACTCTTACGTGAAAGAGAACAAAACTCTCAATAATAGAGACAAAAATAAATgaagattcaaaaaaaaaaaaaaaaaaaaaactaaatagatggaataaaaaaaaaaactctagaatCTTGAGAAAATAGCGAAACTATCCAGAAACCACAAATTGATGAGTCACGAAAACATCACTAACAATTCAATTCATGTGATAATCCAAATCCAAAGACAACATAAAGAAATGGGTTGTTACTGTACATTATTATAATTACAATCTGAAAGAATTTTGCAGTTACATGTAAAcaatgttaaattatttttcatgccTTTTACATCTTACCCTAACAGTCAACTGATGTTTTCATCTGTCTATGTTAGTCTAATTTCTTACAACTGTACATTGCTTTCAATCATCAAGAAGAGGTTAGAGAAACTTCTCCCTTCACTCTTTGTGGATGATTAGTTTCTTTGCCACTAATCTGATGCCAGCACTCTGCTGATAGTCATATGGATG
This Manihot esculenta cultivar AM560-2 chromosome 6, M.esculenta_v8, whole genome shotgun sequence DNA region includes the following protein-coding sequences:
- the LOC110617375 gene encoding protein NRT1/ PTR FAMILY 2.8; protein product: MAEMKDVTGFRYSSLPSSSSPPAARNLGGWKAIRYILGNESFEKLASMSLIINMTVYLQNKYHMGGASNVYVTNIWSGSSNATSLLGAFLADTYLGRFRTLLFGTIFSLLGMVAMTLTAAVPQLTPPKCEGESHCLQPEKWQLGFLFTSLGFLSIGAGGIRPCNIAFGADQFDTRTAKGRANLESFFNWWYFFFTIALLVALTGVIYIQTDVSWVIGLLIPTACLCLSLSIFLIGRHTYICKKPQGSIFADMLKVITAAYRKRQLNIVPGSQHSFYDPPMNDSDLHLKLSPTDGFKLLDKAAVITDPSELDAQGRPKNTWRLCSLHQVEQLKCLVAILPVWVSGIACFIPMDQQNAFGILQAIQMNKSLGSHLTIPPGWMGLTSMIALSMWVFIYEFIFIRLAKKLTGRDKRLTVAQKITIGIVLSILCMLVAAIVEKQRRDSALKHGSFASPITVGLLLPQFILSGLVEAFAAVSIMEFYTTQMPESMRTVAGAVFFLSLSIASYVGSLIINIIHHVTGKNGKSPWLGGHDLNKNRLDYYYYIIAGLGAVNFVYFSFFASRYAVELEKSSNCHSRKLHGDETGDEEKELELHGRLIVTAMEEKQSQKSN